The following proteins are co-located in the Hippoglossus stenolepis isolate QCI-W04-F060 chromosome 23, HSTE1.2, whole genome shotgun sequence genome:
- the brms1 gene encoding breast cancer metastasis-suppressor 1 isoform X3 has translation MPTQPPVREPEEEMEAEGESQLPEANGEVEEPRENEGRGGGEETMEESTEERESDLDESEEEEEGEEEEEESSEMDDEDCERRRVECLDEMYDLEKQFQELKEKLFRERLNQVKVKLDEVLTGKGGEYREPLAALQDSMQIRTQVAGVYRELCLQVIQHKHECEVQGARQHLESEKTLLFDAMKTELLEKIRRLDEDRQNIDITSEWSDEMRGKKCKRKNLPGRLERKKKVALVSGPFIVYMLRDIDILEDWTAIKKSGEDTRVPVAKKPN, from the exons ATGCCCACACAGCCCCCTGTGAGGGAGCccgaggaggagatggaggcagaAGGAGAGTCACAGCTCCCTGAGGCCAacggagaggtggaggagccgAGAGAAAACGAAGGgagaggaggcggagaggagaCCATGGAGGAGAGCacggaagagagggagagcgacCTGGAcgagagtgaggaggaagaggagggggaggaggaagaagaggagagttCAG AGATGGACGATGAAGACTGCGAGCGGAGGAGGGTGGAATGTCTAGACGAGATGTACGATCTTGAAAAACAATTTcaggagctgaaagagaa GTTGTTTCGGGAGCGGCTGAACCAGGTGAAAGTGAAGCTGGACGAGGTGCTGACAGGGAAGGGTGGAGAATACAGAGAACCACTGGCTGCGCTGCAGGACAGCATGCAGATACGAACACAGGTGGCCG GAGTGTACAGAGAGTTGTGTCTGCAGGTGATCCAACACAAGCACGAGTGTGAAGTGCAAGGAGCAAGGCAGCACCTGGAG AGTGAGAAGACGCTGCTGTTTGATGCCATGAAGACCGAGCTGCTGGAAAAGATCCGGAGACTggacgaggacagacagaaTATAGACATCACCTCGG AGTGGAGCGATGAGATGAGGGGCAAGAAGTGTAAAAGAAAGAATCTGCCGGGTCGcttggagagaaagaagaaagtagCTCTGGTTTCAG GCCCTTTCATCGTCTACATGCTGAGAGACATCGACATCCTCGAAGACTGGACCGCTATAAAGAAG aGCGGTGAGGACACGAGGGTCCCAGTGGCAAAGAAACCAAACTGA
- the brms1 gene encoding breast cancer metastasis-suppressor 1 isoform X2 produces MPTQPPVREPEEEMEAEGESQLPEANGEVEEPRENEGRGGGEETMEESTEERESDLDESEEEEEGEEEEEESSEMDDEDCERRRVECLDEMYDLEKQFQELKEKLFRERLNQVKVKLDEVLTGKGGEYREPLAALQDSMQIRTQVAGVYRELCLQVIQHKHECEVQGARQHLESEKTLLFDAMKTELLEKIRRLDEDRQNIDITSEWSDEMRGKKCKRKNLPGRLERKKKVALVSGPFIVYMLRDIDILEDWTAIKKAKAALLPLKKKTEKR; encoded by the exons ATGCCCACACAGCCCCCTGTGAGGGAGCccgaggaggagatggaggcagaAGGAGAGTCACAGCTCCCTGAGGCCAacggagaggtggaggagccgAGAGAAAACGAAGGgagaggaggcggagaggagaCCATGGAGGAGAGCacggaagagagggagagcgacCTGGAcgagagtgaggaggaagaggagggggaggaggaagaagaggagagttCAG AGATGGACGATGAAGACTGCGAGCGGAGGAGGGTGGAATGTCTAGACGAGATGTACGATCTTGAAAAACAATTTcaggagctgaaagagaa GTTGTTTCGGGAGCGGCTGAACCAGGTGAAAGTGAAGCTGGACGAGGTGCTGACAGGGAAGGGTGGAGAATACAGAGAACCACTGGCTGCGCTGCAGGACAGCATGCAGATACGAACACAGGTGGCCG GAGTGTACAGAGAGTTGTGTCTGCAGGTGATCCAACACAAGCACGAGTGTGAAGTGCAAGGAGCAAGGCAGCACCTGGAG AGTGAGAAGACGCTGCTGTTTGATGCCATGAAGACCGAGCTGCTGGAAAAGATCCGGAGACTggacgaggacagacagaaTATAGACATCACCTCGG AGTGGAGCGATGAGATGAGGGGCAAGAAGTGTAAAAGAAAGAATCTGCCGGGTCGcttggagagaaagaagaaagtagCTCTGGTTTCAG GCCCTTTCATCGTCTACATGCTGAGAGACATCGACATCCTCGAAGACTGGACCGCTATAAAGAAG gcaAAAGCAGCACTGTTGCcgctgaaaaagaaaactgaaa aGCGGTGA
- the ppp1r14bb gene encoding protein phosphatase 1, regulatory (inhibitor) subunit 14Bb isoform X2, whose product MTLRERESVCVGVGGSRAGAETAGVGYSNQGGGRERERARFQENDMNIGERLSCRRGEEAIPELEIDVDELLDMPSDVERATRVKELVADCYKPTEDFVSDLLDKIRGMQKLSTPQKK is encoded by the exons ATgactttgagagagagagagagcgtgtgtgttgGAGTAGGGGGCAGTCGGGCAGGTGCAGAGACAGCTGGTGTGGGCTACTCTAACCAAGGGGGAGgacgagagcgagagagagcgagattCCAAGAGAATGACATGAATATAGGGGAGCGGTTGAGCTGCAGAAGAGGG gaggaGGCCATCCCAGAGCTGGAGATAGATGTGGACGAGCTGCTGGATATGCCCAGTGACGTTGAGCGTGCAACCAGGGTCAAG GAATTGGTGGCTGACTGTTATAAACCTACCGAG GACTTCGTCTCAGACCTGCTCGACAAGATCCGAGGGATGCAGAAGCTCTCCACGCCTCAGAAGAAATGA
- the brms1 gene encoding breast cancer metastasis-suppressor 1 isoform X1, whose protein sequence is MPTQPPVREPEEEMEAEGESQLPEANGEVEEPRENEGRGGGEETMEESTEERESDLDESEEEEEGEEEEEESSEMDDEDCERRRVECLDEMYDLEKQFQELKEKLFRERLNQVKVKLDEVLTGKGGEYREPLAALQDSMQIRTQVAGVYRELCLQVIQHKHECEVQGARQHLESEKTLLFDAMKTELLEKIRRLDEDRQNIDITSEWSDEMRGKKCKRKNLPGRLERKKKVALVSGPFIVYMLRDIDILEDWTAIKKAKAALLPLKKKTEICLSER, encoded by the exons ATGCCCACACAGCCCCCTGTGAGGGAGCccgaggaggagatggaggcagaAGGAGAGTCACAGCTCCCTGAGGCCAacggagaggtggaggagccgAGAGAAAACGAAGGgagaggaggcggagaggagaCCATGGAGGAGAGCacggaagagagggagagcgacCTGGAcgagagtgaggaggaagaggagggggaggaggaagaagaggagagttCAG AGATGGACGATGAAGACTGCGAGCGGAGGAGGGTGGAATGTCTAGACGAGATGTACGATCTTGAAAAACAATTTcaggagctgaaagagaa GTTGTTTCGGGAGCGGCTGAACCAGGTGAAAGTGAAGCTGGACGAGGTGCTGACAGGGAAGGGTGGAGAATACAGAGAACCACTGGCTGCGCTGCAGGACAGCATGCAGATACGAACACAGGTGGCCG GAGTGTACAGAGAGTTGTGTCTGCAGGTGATCCAACACAAGCACGAGTGTGAAGTGCAAGGAGCAAGGCAGCACCTGGAG AGTGAGAAGACGCTGCTGTTTGATGCCATGAAGACCGAGCTGCTGGAAAAGATCCGGAGACTggacgaggacagacagaaTATAGACATCACCTCGG AGTGGAGCGATGAGATGAGGGGCAAGAAGTGTAAAAGAAAGAATCTGCCGGGTCGcttggagagaaagaagaaagtagCTCTGGTTTCAG GCCCTTTCATCGTCTACATGCTGAGAGACATCGACATCCTCGAAGACTGGACCGCTATAAAGAAG gcaAAAGCAGCACTGTTGCcgctgaaaaagaaaactgaaa tttgtctttcagaGCGGTGA